A window of Athene noctua chromosome 27, bAthNoc1.hap1.1, whole genome shotgun sequence genomic DNA:
CTGAGCCTGTGCAGCAGGACCTTGGGGTGCTCAgggggccctgggggctcccTGCTGGGGGTCACCAGCCCCCTTGATGTGGGAGGGGACACTGGTGCACTTGTCAGGCAAATGGGGTGTGCTGGGAGGGAACCCAGCTTTTGTTACAGCACTGTCAGAGTGGGTTTGTGAAGGGCAGACCATGAGGTTTGGGCCTGGCTGCTGTCCTGGACCAGAAGGACAGAGCCACACCAGCATCCTCATCCTCAGCCTTCCCAGTGAGGCAGCCCCTGTCTCTTCTGAACAGGGGATGTTCTCTTTCTGCTGTCTCATTTTGATTGTGGCGTAGTTGGAGCAGTGCTGTAAAAGCACAGGAGGGGTTTTAAGCAAATTCAATTCCAAACAGCATTTGGAAAAGGATGGGCCCTGAATTACAGAAAAGTTGCTTTAGACTTGGCACTCAACTTGTCATCTGGCTTCAGTCCGTATGGGAATGGTGTTTCCAATATCTCAGGACTGGAGCTGGTTTGCTCTGTCTTTTCAccaaagagcagagcagagactcACCATAAGCCAGGCGAGCTGGCATGCTAACAGTTCGGCAGTATGGGAACACTCTGGAGGGGACGCTCATATCTCTGGGTGAGGTTTGATACTGGAAAGCTTAAAAATGCAGCTCTGTGCCAGGAGGATTACCCTGCAACCCGGGAGATCTCCCTCTCCTCGTTGCAGGCCTGGTGGATGGAGTCCTCCACGCAGACTGCAGAACGAGAGAGGCTGACAGCAGGGGCCACCTGAGGCAAGCCAGAAAGCTGGCGACGATGCTGTCAGCTCCCGAAATAGGGATTCCAGAGTCTGTCTCTAGAGAAGAGCACAATAAGTTGCCTGACTTTTGTCCAAGAGCAAAGGAAGGAACAAGGAGTGAATGAATGGGAACAGTAATCTCCACCCACCCCCCAGAAGAAGCCGCTTTGCCTCAAAATGCAGCGAGCCTGTTTTATGGGCTGGGACCACTGACATCCACAGTGGTGCTGGCCAAGCTGAGAGCAACCCTGAGGGCTGGTGGAGCAAGGTGCATGgttcttttctttgggaaaatgaTCTCCACCCTCACGGCTTGTATAATTGGCCACTAATGCAGGTTCCCTCAGAAGTAGGAAGAGTTTAGAAAAATTGTTCAGGTGCATCCAGGTCCCTTGGCACAGAAGGCAGCGAAGTGAGCAGACAAGTCTCCTCCTGTGTGGTATATTCCCAGGGCCAGGCTGATAATATTCTGAGCATTGCTTCGTTTGTAGGTACTGATTTCATCCAGCAGTTGTGGCTTTTTAGACAGTCTGAAGCAGCCTAGGCATAGATAAGCTGTTTGCTTTGTCCTCTGGCCAACACCGACAGGAAAATCCAGTTCCTTTGAGATCTCTAATGAGGCTGCTGAGGCTGAAGGGGAAAGTACGAGGGGCTGGATTGTGGAACCTCCACAGGTCAGCACTGCACGTGTCCCTTCTGGACGAGGAGGAGGTCGTCATCGCTGGTGAAGGCTTAGCAGATTTCTTTgtccctgctctgcagctctcAAGCCTGGGTTTCAGTGCTGGTTCTGTTGGATGAAGCGAGCTTTCAGACCTCCCTGAAAGTAAGCTGGAGGGAACCTGGCAGTCACAGCTGGATGTTGTTAGTCAAAAAAGGGGTGTAGGCTCCTGAGGAGAGAGGTGGTTGGTCAAGTCTAAGATCCTCTGGACCTTGTCAGCTTTTTTGGAATTGCAGCCTCGGTGGCTGCTGTGCTGGATGATGGGACTGTCTGTGGAAACACATTTCCTTTGAGCTGGGGGAAGGCAGAAACTTTCTCCCACTAGCGTGCCACAAATAGTTTTCTTGAGCTTGTAAgatttttgttctcctttatACTGAAAAGAAATGCTCAAATCCAGAAGTCAGTAAGGCCTTGCAGCACAGTGGTTCCAATAATGTGTCCAAGAAACCATCCCAGGCAGATGGTGGGACATAACTGGAATAAAACAAGTACCCAGTTTGAGGCACAGTGAAGCAGAGGAAGGGAGCAGGTTAGAGTCTCTGCAACGAGAGATGGCTGACATCGAGGTATTTACACTGGGTCTGTTTGCAGTGGTGAACATGGGGGGTTTTCTGTTGCAGGAGGCTGCATATATTGTTTTGGTGGCTGCTGTGGAGGCTTCGGGAAACAGGAAAGAAGTGAAGTGGTGCTTGTTGGGATTGCTTGTTTCCTAATGTCATGGGATATTTTGTCTTTTCCCTTGGTGTGAATGTTCCTGCACCAGCCCTGACACAGCTCTAGATGGGGCATCAGCCGTCTGCCTGGAAGCAGTGCCACAGACTTGGGAAACTGGGTGAAGAGGCAAGACTGTCTTCTAATTGCACATAATTAAAATGTTAGTTCACGGCTTAGGTACGTTGTCAGAAAGGACGGGGATGGCTTGCACTGTCAGAACCTGTACTTGTTCATGGGAAATAGAACAAGCCCTTGACTGCAAGGGTTGTCTGTCTGGCAGCCTTCTGCTAACaccaaatttcttttaaatttaggGCGGTTTAAGGTGAAGATCCAGGTTGATGGCCCATCACTAAGTGCATTCTGCTGACTGCCTCGCGCTTAATAGATGACATCTTTTCTCCTGTCCAGGCTCCTGTCAAAGATCCTGACAGAATGTGAAGATGCAGATGAAATCGAGTACCTGGTGGATGGCTCCTGGTGCCCCATCAGAGCTGAGAAAGAGCGGAGCTGCAGCCCTCAGTGTCCAATATTAGTTCTAGGTAAGTATCTCTGGGGCTAAAGACTTTCAGTGACTGTAGAAATGTTCACAAATTGCAAAACTAAGGAGTTCCCCAGCTGGCTGGGGAAAAGCTGTGTGATAGCTTAACGTGAGCGTGGCTCTTGGAGAGCTTCCTCTGGACAGCCCCTTCGTTTTCAGCCTCTCCAGAAATGAACAGCGTCGCCTCTTTATCACATCCCTGCGGATTCCCTGTGGGTTATTCAGCAAACCTGGGTTGTTGCCAGAATGGCATGGAATGCGTTTGTCTGTACGTGATCCCCGCAACGTCATGGGCAAAATCACCAGCCCAGGACAGCACtgaacttttttgggggggaaaattgGATTTTGACTAGACGGGCTGTCTGGGCAGCCTGCACAAGGCGGTGTCCTCGAGCAGTGGGGGTGTCTGCTGAGGGGGTTGGCAGTGGGGTTTTGTAGCTTCTTGCTTTGGCCGAGCCAGTTCCTGGTTCTCAGGCAGGTGCCATTGAGCACCGTAGCAAGTTCTGACCCCAGAGAGATCGTCAGGTTCGGGGCGTTGGCTCTACTCTTAGGCAGCTGCTTGAAGAGAGTTTGTTTCATGTACCCCTTAGTCTggacatcaggaagcatttctttaccaaaagggtGGTCAAACACCAGAACAGGCTTCCTTGAGAGGTCGTCCATGCCCCAGGCCTCTCTGTGTTTAAGAAACATTTGGACAACACCCTTAGGAACAAGCTTTATCTTTTGGTTGGCCCCGAGGTGGTCGGGCCGTTGgtctagatgattgttgtaggtcccttctgACTGAACGACTCTAGTCCAAGTGCCATGAGAGACCGAGAGTAACGGAGCACCCCCTGACCTGGGCCTGAAGTGTCTTAACCAGTCCTCTCTTCCCCCGCCTCTTTCAGGTTCTTCAGATGTGAACGGGCTGTTGCCCACTCCTAACGGTAACGGTGAGAACGGCAAGGCCACTGCTGACGTTGTGGATTTAACACTGGACAGCTCATCAtcggaagaagaggaggaggaagatgaagaagaagatgACGATGATGAGGGACCCCAACCAAAACGACGCTGCTCTTATGAGAAAGGTTTAGTTTCTGCCTGCTGACTGCGGAAGCAGCTCTGAATCTCAGAATGGACAGACTTGAATACTCTGGTGCTTATTAAACTGGAGGAGGGGGAGAATGTCCTCTCCCACCtcatctcccttcctccctgATCTCCTTTGACTTTCCTATTCCAAATTAATcattaaaacaagagaaaaagaggaaaaaaaaatgacaaaaaaagacaaaaagaaaaaaaaaaaaaaaaacaacccaacccacAAACGATAAACAAACCATTGAGCTGCTTCTTGGTTGGAAAATGACCCCACTCAAAGCCTGACCCTGAACTGGAGCCTGAAGTAAGGAAAGTGTCTTAAGCCAGGCAGTCAGAATCCACAGCTCGCTGGTCTCTGCTGCCCTTCGCCAGGACGGTTTGAATCGGTGGAGTTCACCTGCAGATCTACAGGACATCTAACTCCCGTGCATCTCCAAAGCTGTGTGCATTTTTATTGTCTTGTTAAATAACCATTCCTTAATTAATCTAAAGTTTTTGCTGGACGTGTGAGTCCGGggtggggagggcggggggagcggggagaggggcaggagaggcggggggggggggtggggggtggggagggaggtttGTATAACCCAGCAAGCATAGAGGGGATTTTTAGGGGTGGGGACGGGGGGCACGGGGTGAAAGGGAAGAGATGTACGATTGGAATCGCACTGTTCTAGATAGgagctccagcagctctgcacctCATGTAAAGAGACACGTTTTGAATCTTTTAACCTAATCCGAAGGTAACGTAGAAATTGTGCGTAGTGAATCGTTTTAGTTGAGCAGAAGCcatggggagggtggggagggctCGAACCACAAACCTGTTGTATTTTTGAAGTGCAATAACTTGGTGTTTTTGAAGACTTAAAAGGGCTGCGCATTCCCTTTTCTTTGAGAAGGCTTTGTTTCTGGAGGCGGTGGCAGTGACCTGCAGGACAGCTGGACACCTGGCACGTGAGGAGGAGCGGGGTGGGGGCGAGGGGTGCTTGGGCCTTCGAGAAAATGCCAGGTGGGGGAATCTCAGTTTCTAGCCAACTACCTCGGTAAACTCCAATTCAGGTTTCTTTCAGTCACGAACCAGTGTGCGGCCCGGCACCGGCGCTGCTGGCGGCACTGTTGGCAGGGTGTTGAGGACAGAGCCGAGGGACGATGCGTGGAGCCCTGCGACCACGTGTTAACAGCCTCTGGACTTTCCACTTCTCTGTTCAAGACTTTGGTCCCAGACCCAAAGCTACTGCTATGCTCTTGATGGCAAAATGTTGTTGCGTTTTGAGTTTCCAAATGGTAACCTTTTTGACTTTGTCTTAGAGAATTTTTTGTAATTAACTTTGCGTAAGCGGCTCTGCTGTTCCCACTAACGCCTCTGAACTCTGTTTTGCTTTGGACCTCGCTGACTTTTCTCATCTGTAGATGGGAATAAACGTTGGAAGGAAGCCGGCCCGTGCCTCTCTGCGCCCGCGGGGGACGGGGGGCCAAGCAGGAGCCGTGCCCCATCCCGATGTCGGGGGGCAGCGTCCGGCTGCTGACCCGAGAcacgcccccctcccccggctcTGGGCGAGGGGCCCTCGGCGTCACCGGGCGCTGTGGGGACAGCCCTGCTGGCACCCCaacccctctgcctcccctcggccctctcctccctgcagccggggcctggggggggcAACGGCAGCAAAGCGGCAGCACCGGAGCTCATCCCCTTTGAGAGAAAGCGAAGCGCGGCCGAGCTCACGGCGACAGAAAAGCCACCAAGGTCCACCCAGAACTATTTTAAATCCTTGTTAGTGACTTGCCCAAAAAGCAAAGAATTATCCTCTAAATGCTGTTGAGCAGGAAGCTTCGACCTGGCATGTTTGGAGGTTTCCTCTCCAAATTCTCCCCAGCCTCTCCCGCTGGGGGGGGGATCCCCGGATCCCCGGGAGCGCGCGGGGCTCCGCCTCGGGCTGCAGATGCTGGCGAGGGAGCGTCCGGctctcccagcccttcctgcCCATCTCAGTTTTGTCTTGGCAAATGAAAACTTGAAGGCAAAAGGGgatggggattaaaaaaaaaaacaaacaaaaaacaaaaaaaaccccacgcttTCTCCCCAGGCATCTTGCGAGGGTGTCCCGGCCGGCAGCCGTGGGCAGGGGGGAGCGGGCAGCTCTTCCGCTGTTTCCAGTCTTGCTCGCACAGAGAAACTCTTTTCATTTGTATGACataggcttttctttttcttctcttttttatttttttattttttttttttctgtttgcgtGTAAGCAATATGTTTTCAGGTTTAAATGGGGGCGGGGGTGGGAAAAGGggattaaaacttaaaaaaaaaaaaaacaacaaaaaaaaactgGATAGAGCTCAAAAATTAAGTTTTACTGTATAAAGTTCTGTGGCTCGCATCCCTGGCTGCACAGTAGCTTTAGAgtccagtttttttttttctaatatttgtattctaatttaattgcttttaaattttCCAGGCCAAGCCACTGTTTGGAAACATCATGCTTCTGTTACTGATTTCTGTTTGAGTTGGCCAGCTCTTCCTGTACATATGTTTTTTCTTatatcctgtttttttcttttttttgtaaagagaagagaaaaaacaaaaagaaaattatttttctttccctcagtaCACATTCTTCAAAGTTCAAATTATAGTGtttgttaaataaaaagaaagatttacatTTAATTCGGTGTTGGCTTGTTGGGATTTCTCCCTGGGGTCCTCAGGAGCTCCCAAAATGAGcctggggggggtctgggtgtggggcaggagggtCCCGGGGCAGCTTCTGGGACTTGGGGAGCGGTCGGACCCCCAAGAGTGAGGTGGGCACAAGGGCCCCGTCCCCACGGGCACCTCGGTGCCACTTCGAATTCCTCCACCTCCAGCGGATTAATCATTTTATTTATGAGGCTTAAAGGTCCAAATCCCGCTAAACCCGGGGCTTTGCCAGATAAACAGCCTGCTTTGCGAAGGCAGCCCGTTTGTGAAAACACAATTAGCAAACCCTGTAATCTGCACTAATTACCGGCccgggccaggaggtctcccctgcGGCTGGCGCGGGGACCATGGGGGACGCGGGGTCCGGGGGacggcgcccgcccggggcctcCTTCACCATCGAGTCCCTGCTGGCggagcggggtgagggggggcccccctgcaccccatctCCCCCCGGCCAcagccccccaccagccccccggcccctgccGGAGCCTGGGGACAAGCCGTCGCAGTCCTACATCGCCCTCATCTCCACCGCCATCCTCTCCTCCCCGGAGAAGAAGCTGCTGCTCTCCGACATCTACCAGTGGATCATGGACAACTACCCCTACTTCAAGAACAAGGTGAGGGGCTGCGGTGCTGGAGCGGACCcgtttttaaggatttttttccccagttttggTGGCTTGGGGTGGGCGAACTGAGCCCAGGGTGCTGGTTGGGGGACGGGGCTGGGCTTGACTCACCGCATCTCTGCTGACCCCAATCCGCCGGGATAACGCGTGTGCTGGCGTCTGGATCTCGGGACGGTTTCAAGCGGTGCCAGGGGGTTGGTTTCAACAGGCGGGTTAGGCGCCGTTCACTCTGGTGCCTACTGATGTCCCGGAGGTGcgtggggcgggcgcggcggggccgtggTGGCCGCGGGCGGGCTGACGGCGCCTCTCGgcccaggagaagagctggcgCAACAGCGTCCGCCACAACCTCTCCCTTAACGAGTGCTTCGTCAAAGCCGGCCGCAGCGACAACGGCAAAGGCCACTTCTGGGCCATCCACCCCGCCAACATGGAGGATTTCGCCAAAGGCGACTACCACCgccggcgggcccggcggcgcgtCCGCAGGTGAGcggggtggggtggaggggacccttggggggcgggggggggtgggtcgCAGAGGGGTTTGGGGCTCGGGGCTGACCCCGGTGCTCTGTTTCCCCTCGCAGGGTGAACGTCGGCTACTACCACCCCTACGCCCTGTACGGCCtcggctgctgctgcccctgctgccccccggtcccccctggcccccccctcgccctgcctgtgctgccccccctcgccctgcccgTGGGCCCCCACCGCTGCCTGCCCGAGCGGCCACGCTGGGGCTGGGGACGGGTCCCCCCTCCCCGTGGCTCcatccccctccttccccagccccccttCCTCTAGCCCCCCCCCtcctgctcggggctgggggggtgcctAGATGGGGACCCCCAGAAAGTGGCAGGACCTGCTCAGGGACACTCTGGATGTCACCTGCCTcgtgctgcccccccccgccaagCCAAGGGATCacatgtgtgtcccccccccatcaccAGTGAACCCGGACGTGCCAGGATGGGGCCAGAACCAGAGGTACAcgacccccccaacaccccccccttGTCCCCACACCCcaatggggaccccccccagggacacacaccccccccccccacctcgctGGGGTCCAACCTCCACATGGGACCTacccccatgtgtccccccttGGGGGTCAACCCCATCCCGTGGGgaggggtgtgtccccccccgccgtGGGCCCAGGCACATATGGGGCTTAGACCCTCCAGCGGCAGGCCCCTGCCCTAATTATTTTCTTACTAATTGTCCCTGACGCCCCTAATGAAAATCGCGGCTCCCAGGTGTTAAGTGGCATTAGGGCGTCTCGCTAAGAAAGACGACTCGGCCACTAAATCCCGGGAGATAAACCCCCCAAAGCTCTTCGCGCTCCCAAAAACTAGGAAGCTTATGACACAAATTAATCCGTTAACATTGGCTGTGCCctttggggacacacacacacacacacacacacacacacacgggtcGGGGGGGTCCGGGGGATGCAGCAATTaggggggagctggaggccagGCTGCCTCTTGCTCAGGGACGGGGTGGCAGGAGGATTTTGGGCCTTGATTTGGGGGGGTCCCCTCGGGGCCATCAGcgttccccccgccccgcctgcctcagtttccctgtttgCAGtcggtgtgtgtcccccccccgccccgtcccggccTCGCAGGGAGTCCTGGGGGGggtgaaacaccccaaaccccGTCCCTGATGGCTCCTTAAACCGCGGCCATCTGGGTGCCGGCGTTTGCCCCGGCCCTAATCTGAGCCCAAACGGGATTagggccccgcaccccccccccgcctcgcccccccCTCACGCCTCAGCCCCCCACACGCGGCTTAACGGGGCCGAGCTGCCCCCACAGGGGCTGGATCCAGCCGTGGGGGGACTGGGCGGACTGGGTGTGGTGGTGGGACCCCCACCCTTCACCATTAttctgcggggtgggggggacaccctGCTCAgtttggggaaactgaggcacagcgaCAGGCTGGGACaggcaccccacatcccccaacaccctccctgcagccctggacACCCCCAAATCAGGGTtaacccccccccaaatccaccTCCCCTGCTCCATGGCTGGTGCAGGACACCCCTTCcaccgccgcagcccccccccagccaagGAACACCCGCTGCATCTCCAAACCaccaaaaactgaaaaacccaagaaaaaaaccaTCGTAAACCAGCCCCAAAATAGaagacaccccccgccccccgcagggCTGTCGCCCTCGATAAGCTTTTCCACCTCCCAAGAAGACCAAACGGCTGCgtgtgtatttttaatatatagtttattttcttttttttttttttaaagcccccCCCCAAAGtgcaatttttattattttaattttttttcttttttttttttttttttttttcctcgtctCCCACACTTTATAAAGAACTATCAAAGTTACAATCTATGGAatgtcttttctgtgcttttttttttttttttttttttttttcctcgccTCGCTCCTTTACCCAGATATACCACAAAAGTAGTTTACACATAAAAACCGCTGAAACCTTGCGAGTGCTTTAGATAGAGAATCTCTTTAATAGATTATATATAAAgacgcagaaaaaaaaaaaaaaaggagaaaaaaaaaaaagaaaaaaaaagaaaaaaaaaaaaaaaaaaaaagagtggccCCATCTCGAGCATCCTCGCTGGGTTCCCGGGCAGAGCTCGGCCTCACGCGtgacccccccctgccccaggagaagTTTAAGCTctcggtgtgtgtgtgtgtatatatatatatatatataatttttagaaaaaacacaACTTTAAACGCAGCATTTTGCTACTCGGTATGGCCCCCCCCGCCCGTCTCCCTCCCCTAAGAAAGCTCTATCCTGTGACACTGTGGtgatttactctttttttttaaaaagtgttcctctttatttaaataaaactttttcttaATAAATCGAAAATATAAATAGATACGatatatagctatatatataattatttttttttattattttctttttaaatagtcgAATCAGGCCTCGGGTGGGGGAGGTTGGGGCTGGGGTTGTCCCAGCGGGACCCTCACCCCAAAAGgggaaatggggtgggggggagcagaaGTGGGAGGTGGGCACTGACTGGCGGGTgctgaagggggtggggggagaagaaaTAAGCCCTTTTCCTGCGGAAGAACGagcccccaccccctgcccaggcttgggggggggcaggacacCCCCATttctggggtgggggtgtggggcaCAGGCCCCGGAAGGGCTGGATGCAGCATCTTTACAAGCAGCgcggggggaaggaaggagatgccccccccacacccccccccccacaccccaagtCCCCTGGACCCGGGAGGGGGTgaaaccctgcagcccccccccccgccccccccccttttacCACCCCTCAGACCCCAAACTAGCAGGGGGTGACCCCAAGCACCCTCATCACCTTggggggg
This region includes:
- the LOC141970815 gene encoding forkhead box protein L2-like, with amino-acid sequence MGDAGSGGRRPPGASFTIESLLAERGEGGPPCTPSPPGHSPPPAPRPLPEPGDKPSQSYIALISTAILSSPEKKLLLSDIYQWIMDNYPYFKNKEKSWRNSVRHNLSLNECFVKAGRSDNGKGHFWAIHPANMEDFAKGDYHRRRARRRVRRVNVGYYHPYALYGLGCCCPCCPPVPPGPPLALPVLPPLALPVGPHRCLPERPRWGWGRVPPPRGSIPLLPQPPFL